TAATAAAACACAACCTTAAATTTGCAGCAAAGATAAAATTAAAAATATTGATTATTCAAATTTCTTTTGCGTTTCGTATAAAATTATAAATTATTAGCGCTAAATTTCAATTTTTATAACTTGTCCAAAATCTACTTTATTCGTAAAAGCATTTTTTAAGGGCAGTGAAGTCTGATGGCAAATGATGCTTCGGATTATTCCGGCATGTGCGACAATTATGACTGGAACATTTGTTTTTGCAATTTTATCAGATAAAAAATCGCCAACTCTTCCGTGTAATTCTACAAAAGATTCTCCATTTGAAACTTTAATGTTTACAAAATCTTCCATCCAAGGATTGAGTTGTTCCGATGGAATTTCATCCCATTTTTTCAATTCCCAATCGCCAAAATTCATTTCTTTTAAACGTTCATCTTCCTGAAAAGAAATCGTTTTGATATTTTCCTGAATATGTTTGGCTAAAATTACACAGCGTTTCAACGGACTTGTAAAAATCACGGCTTCAGATGGCAGTTTAGAAATGATACTGCCGAATATGTTTTCAAAAGGTTCTGCAATATCAACATCAGACTGACCATAACAAATTCCTTTTTCGCAGATCGTTTCGGTATGGCGCACTAGATACATTTCCATATAAAAAGAAAACTTAAGTAATATATGACTTCACAAACTTGCTGTGTAGCGCCTAAACAATCGCCAGTGTAACCGCCAATCCATTTTTGAAAATAACGTGCCAGACAATATCTTGTAATGAAAACAGGAAGTAACGCTAAAAGAATTTTATAATTAAAGTAGGAGAGTGCTGCCAAAGGAATCAATCCAAACAAAGAAGAACCAAGAACTTCTTTCCAAGTATGTTTTTTGGCAATAGGTTTGCTTTTGCTGGAAGCATCTTCACGAGAATATTCATGCGTAAAAATAATGCTGATTGCAGCTAATCGGCTTAAAGAATGAGCAGAAATGAACAACAAATAAATCAGAATATTGTGATTTGTAATGATTGAAATAGATTCTGAAAGCAGTTTAAATTTCGCTAGAAAAAGCAGAACAAGTCCAATTGCGCCATACGCTCCAATAGCACTGTCTTTCATAATCATTAGGATTTTTTCTTTCGTCCAGCCGCCGCCAAATCCATCGCATACATCTGCAAATCCATCTTCATGAAAAGCTCCAGTTGTTAAAATAGAAGCAATTATTGCAAAAATAACCGCAGATTCTATCGAAAGGAAAAAAGAAAAAACATAGAAAAACAAAAATGAAATACTTCCCACAATCCAGCCAATAAAAGGAAAATAGCGTGTGGCCTTATTTAAATAATCAGGATCATGAGTAATGTTTTTTGGACAAGGGATGCGGGTGTAAAACATTAAACAGGTAAAAAAAATGTCAAGTTGTTTTTTCATTTGAAAAATGAGGATTTTATATAATTTTTATTGAATCTGAAAACTAGAAACTGAGACTGGAAACTTATTTTTTACTAATTCCAGCACTTTCAAAACTAGCCATTTCATTCAAAAATGCTTCTGCCGATTTTAAAATAGGAAAAGCAACTGCGCAGCCGGTTCCTTCACCCAGACGCAAATCTAAGTTTAAAATTGGTTTAGCTTCGAGATAATTCAATAATTTTTGATGTGCTTTTTCGGCGGAACAATGACAAAAAACGGCATTTTGTTTAATAGCCGGATTGATTTTATGAGCAATTAAAAAAGCTGTGGTGCAGATAAAACCATCAACAAGAATCAGCATTTTATTTTCGAAAGCACTCAGCATTCCGCCTGCCATTTGAAGAATTTCAAAACCACCAAAATAGGCGAGTTGCGACATTAACTCGGTTTGACCGGAATAATTATCGATGGCTTTTTTGAGTAAATTTTGTTTGTGAAGTAATTTTTCATTTTTTACACCAGTTCCTTTTCCAACACATTCTTCAATAGGAAAACCAGTAATAACGCTCATTAAAACAGAAGCTGTAGAAGTATTTCCAATTCCCATTTCGCCAAAACCAATACAATTAGAGCCTTTTTGTGCAATATTTTCAACAATGCTTTTTCCTTTTTCAAAACACAATTGAACTTCTGTTTCGCTCATGGCAGGTACGTGGAGGAAAGATTGTGTTCCTTTGGCGATTTTGGCATCGATTAATTTTGCATTGGTTGGAAAATCATAATTAACACCCGAATCGACGATAGATAATTGAATATCATTTTGCTTGCAGAAAACATTTATAGCTGCGCCGCCATCAAGAAAATTATTCACCATTTGGCGTGTAACATCTTGCGGATAATCACTTACACCATGATTGGCGATACCATGATCCGCAGCAAAAACAACGATATTGGGTTTTGTTATTTTAGGATTTAAAGTTTCAAAAACGGTCGACATTTGAAAAGCCAGAGTTTCTAAAG
This is a stretch of genomic DNA from Flavobacterium endoglycinae. It encodes these proteins:
- the cobC gene encoding alpha-ribazole phosphatase, which encodes MEMYLVRHTETICEKGICYGQSDVDIAEPFENIFGSIISKLPSEAVIFTSPLKRCVILAKHIQENIKTISFQEDERLKEMNFGDWELKKWDEIPSEQLNPWMEDFVNIKVSNGESFVELHGRVGDFLSDKIAKTNVPVIIVAHAGIIRSIICHQTSLPLKNAFTNKVDFGQVIKIEI
- a CDS encoding adenosylcobinamide-GDP ribazoletransferase gives rise to the protein MKKQLDIFFTCLMFYTRIPCPKNITHDPDYLNKATRYFPFIGWIVGSISFLFFYVFSFFLSIESAVIFAIIASILTTGAFHEDGFADVCDGFGGGWTKEKILMIMKDSAIGAYGAIGLVLLFLAKFKLLSESISIITNHNILIYLLFISAHSLSRLAAISIIFTHEYSREDASSKSKPIAKKHTWKEVLGSSLFGLIPLAALSYFNYKILLALLPVFITRYCLARYFQKWIGGYTGDCLGATQQVCEVIYYLSFLFIWKCI
- the cobT gene encoding nicotinate-nucleotide--dimethylbenzimidazole phosphoribosyltransferase — translated: MSNLDDILKSRRDTRHFTTDEVPDEVLQKALQAGHWAPSVGLTDATRYYVIKSDEVKTAIKNLFLEYNKKAEELTDNPEQKELYRSLKLEAIEEAPIGLIIAYDRSVLNQFTIGTIGSNEAVKFSSVCAAQNIWLSLTEQGYGMGWVSILNYHQFKKILDLPEHIEPLGYFCIGKPATNYGNQPMLQQLHWKQKSETPDCKEIKEIHQIHIPELALKSENHIENQSDFNRLLQEKIDSKTKPVGSLGTLETLAFQMSTVFETLNPKITKPNIVVFAADHGIANHGVSDYPQDVTRQMVNNFLDGGAAINVFCKQNDIQLSIVDSGVNYDFPTNAKLIDAKIAKGTQSFLHVPAMSETEVQLCFEKGKSIVENIAQKGSNCIGFGEMGIGNTSTASVLMSVITGFPIEECVGKGTGVKNEKLLHKQNLLKKAIDNYSGQTELMSQLAYFGGFEILQMAGGMLSAFENKMLILVDGFICTTAFLIAHKINPAIKQNAVFCHCSAEKAHQKLLNYLEAKPILNLDLRLGEGTGCAVAFPILKSAEAFLNEMASFESAGISKK